A window from Montipora capricornis isolate CH-2021 chromosome 7, ASM3666992v2, whole genome shotgun sequence encodes these proteins:
- the LOC138055246 gene encoding NOP protein chaperone 1-like codes for MASCSGGTSYRERKALRSDELLHLPFKSENSKFIITNGSKLKSTESSKTFKVEPSSVLSQVKDFLPKMRQAEEALEKELCMKSTADLDIEDVEDGVPYIEMNLALVEAEGYGTGDSLGESGDSECDDADEVQTQEIDFGHVTEKNFVISKTAKGHVKPIIEDITKEQKNGVKKNKRRTCCKRTKTKKKQR; via the exons atggcgtcttgtAGTGGTGGAACGAGTTATCGAGAGCGGAAAGCATTGCGTTCCGACGAGCTATTACATTTGCCCTTCAAATCTG aaaattcCAAGTTTATCATCACGAATGGTAGCAAGTTGAAGAGTACAGAATCTTCAAAAACTTTCAAAGTTGAACCGTCGTCAG TGTTGAGTCAAGTCAAGGATTTCTTGCCAAAGATGAGACAGGCTGAGGAGGCACTGGAGAAAGAACTTTGTATGAAATCAACAGCTGACCTAGATattgaagatgttgaagatgGTGTACCATACATTGAAATG AATTTAGCTTTGGTGGAAGCAGAAGGGTACGGCACAGGTGATTCTCTTGGCGAGAGTGGGGACAGTGAATGtgatgatgctgatgaagtTCAAACACAGGAAATCGACTTTGGGCATGTCACAGAAAAGAACTTTGTTATCTCAAAGACAGCAAAAGGCCATGTAAAGCCTATCATTGAAGACAtaacaaaagagcaaaagaaTGGTgtgaaaaaaaacaagaggagaACATGCTGTAAGAGGACTAAAACGAAGAAGAAACAGAGATAG
- the LOC138057485 gene encoding protein fem-1 homolog B-like → MSVSERSIALEAKTEDGNQVVTPLIIAARNGNLDSVKKLLSYRADIEARGTLKFEDKDNPNPIEGCTPLWAAAAAGHLDVVTFLIERNAEIDGRTSTKSTPLRAAAYKGWFDIVTYLVEKGADINATTEFESTPLMITCYKEHMSVATYLIEHGANVNLQDKKGDTALHYAAKTGHLEIVNKLLAFGAVQMPNFNRLTPLLSASNNSKAELVEYFCSRAECKTEQRIDALELLGATMAANEQPQKAYFYMKRGMEERFKDPSCPFLKKKMETLGAYQNRKESDTPDELSLLEDDNHAIRMEGLLIRERILGNDNEEIIFPIRYCGAVYADCGSYDLCIGLWRHAIQIAKRCNGAITGTVDHLVGVFAEMLVKNMVLRSALLKEVFDNLCFEYKRLQKQELQSRNLQEGSKVDELEKLLYYALKLLMLYTKVQGPEQDKADILKSVKKFLLLNPRSREDRKRPIDIAETDESRRILSTRKRLDLKCIAARAVQKFGLSYVGVVPETVEKFISLH, encoded by the coding sequence ATGAGCGTTAGCGAGAGAAGCATAGCGTTGGAAGCGAAAACGGAAGATGGCAATCAAGTCGTGACCCCGCTGATCATTGCTGCACGCAATGGAAACCTGGATTCTGTGAAGAAGCTTCTGAGCTACCGAGCAGACATCGAAGCTCGGGGAACTTTGAAATTTGAAGACAAGGATAATCCAAATCCGATTGAGGGTTGTACACCTCTGTGGGCGGCTGCTGCAGCTGGACATCTTGATGTTGTGACATTTTTGATCGAAAGAAATGCTGAAATCGACGGCCGAACTTCCACGAAATCTACTCCTTTGAGAGCAGCGGCTTACAAGGGGTGGTTTGATATTGTGACATATTTGGTCGAGAAAGGCGCTGATATTAATGCGACTACTGAATTTGAGAGTACCCCTCTTATGATAACATGCTATAAAGAGCACATGAGTGTTGCTACCTATCTCATCGAACACGGTGCAAATGTAAATCTACAAGACAAGAAGGGTGACACGGCTCTCCACTATGCTGCAAAGACTGGGCACCTTGAGATCGTCAATAAGCTACTTGCTTTCGGAGCAGTACAGATGCCAAACTTTAATCGATTAACACCACTTCTTTCAGCTAGTAATAATAGCAAAGCTGAGTTGGTTGAGTATTTTTGCAGTAGAGCGGAATGCAAAACAGAACAGAGAATTGATGCCCTTGAGCTTCTAGGTGCCACTATGGCGGCGAATGAACAGCCCCAGAAAGCATATTTTTACATGAAACGTGGCATGGAAGAGAGATTTAAAGACCCATCCTGTCCCTtcctcaaaaagaaaatggaaactctTGGTGCTTACCAGAATAGAAAGGAGAGTGACACTCCTGACGAACTCTCCTTATTGGAGGATGATAATCATGCCATACGCATGGAGGGCCTTTTAATCAGAGAAAGAATCCTTGGGAATGACAATGAAGAAATTATCTTTCCAATCAGATACTGTGGAGCCGTTTACGCTGACTGTGgcagctatgatctttgcattGGTTTGTGGCGACATGCCATTCAAATAGCCAAACGCTGCAATGGGGCGATAACAGGCACGGTAGATCATCTTGTTGGTGTATTTGCGGAGATGCTGGTCAAAAACATGGTCTTAAGGTCAGCGCTTCTAAAAGAAGTGTTTGACAATCTGTGTTTTGAATATAAGAGATTGCAGAAACAGGAACTGCAATCCAGAAACCTGCAAGAGGGATCTAAGGTTGACGAATTAGAAAAACTGCTTTATTATGCATTGAAACTTCTAATGCTGTATACCAAAGTGCAAGGACCGGAACAAGACAAAGCAGATATTCTTAAGTCAGTTAAAAAATTCCTGCTCTTAAACCCTCGAAGCCGTGAGGACAGGAAAAGACCCATAGACATTGCCGAAACCGATGAATCGCGGAGAATTCTTTCGACAAGGAAAAGACTGGATTTAAAATGTATTGCCGCAAGAGCTGTGCAAAAATTTGGTCTATCTTATGTTGGTGTAGTTCCTGAGACTGTCGAAAAATTCATCAGTCTACACTGA